Proteins from a single region of Pithys albifrons albifrons isolate INPA30051 chromosome 10, PitAlb_v1, whole genome shotgun sequence:
- the DHCR24 gene encoding delta(24)-sterol reductase: MSALWSVGAGLLLLLLWVRHRGLEAVLVHHRWVFVCLFLLPLSILFDIYYQLRAWAVWRLHSAPRQHAQRVRHIQAQVREWKNEGSKRYMCTGRPGWLTVSLRVGKYKKIHKNIMINLMDVLEVDSERQVVRVEPLVTMGQLTAHLNPMGWTIPVVPELDDLTVGGLIMGTGIESSSHIYGLFQHTCVAYELVLADGSLVRCSPTENSELFYAVPWSCGTLGFLVAAEIKMIPAKKYVKIHYEPVRGLQKICEKFTEESKKKENSFVEGLLYSLDEAVIMTGVLTDEAEQNKINRIGNYYKPWFFKHVEKYLKADRTGIEYIPSRQYYHRHTRSIFWELQDIIPFGNNPIFRYLFGWMVPPKISLLKLTQGEAIRKLYEQHHVVQDMLVPMKSLEKSIQTFHVDLNVYPLWLCPFILPNNPGMVHPKGDEAELYVDIGAYGEPKRKQFEARASMRQMEKFVRSVHGFQMLYADCYMTREEFWDMFDGSLYHKLREQMNCKDAFPEVYDKICKAARH; encoded by the exons ATGTCGGCACTGTGGTCGGTGGGCgcggggctgctgctgctgctgctctgggtgcGGCACCGCGGGCTGGAAGCCGTGCTAGTGCACCACCGCTGGGTCTTCGtctgcctcttcctcctgccgCTCTCCATCCTCTTCGACATCTACTACCAGCTGCGCGCATGGGCCGTCTGGCGCCTCCACAGCGCCCCGCGGCAGCACGCCCAGCGCGTCCGGCACATCCAGGCGCAG GTTCGGGAATGGAAAAACGAAGGCAGCAAGAGATACATGTGCACAGGCCGGCCTGGCTGGCTGACTGTCTCACTTCGTGTTGGGAAGTATAAGAAGATCCATAAGAACATCATGATCAACTTAATGGATGTCCTGGAAGTGGACAGTGAAAGACAG gTTGTTCGTGTGGAACCTTTGGTGACCATGGGCCAGCTGACTGCACACCTGAATCCCATGGGCTGGACTATTCCTGTGGTACCGGAGCTTGATGATCTCACAGTAG GTGGCCTGATCATGGGAACTGGCATTGAGTCATCATCCCATATCTATGGACTTTTTCAGCACACCTGTGTGGCCTATGAACTTGTTCTTGCTGATGGAAGCCTTGTGAGATGTTCACCA ACTGAAAACTCAGAGCTATTTTATGCAGTGCCTTGGTCTTGTGGTACTTTGGGTTTCCTGGttgcagcagaaataaaaatgattcCTGCCAAGAAATATGTCAAAATACATTATGAGCCCGTGAGAGGACTGCAGAAGATTTGTGAGAAGTTCACTGAAGAGtctaagaaaaaggaaaatagttttGTGGAAGGACTTCTGTATTCTTTGGATGAAGCAGTTATCATGACAGGAGTCTTGACTGATGAAGCTGAGCAAAACAAG ATAAATAGAATTGGCAACTACTACAAGCCATGGTTCTTTAAGCATGTGGAGAAGTATTTGAAAGCTGACAGGACTGGAATAGAATACATTCCTTCCAGACAGTATTACCACAGACATACACGCAGCATCTTCTGGGAGCTCCAG gATATCATTCCTTTTGGCAATAACCCCATCTTCCGTTACCTCTTTGGCTGGATGGTTCCTCCAAAAATCTCCCTGCTAAAACTCACCCAAGGAGAAGCTATTAGAAAGCTGTATGAGCAACACCATGTTGTACAGGACATGTTGGTGCCAATGAAGAGCCTTGAAAAATCTATCCAGACCTTCCACGTTGACCTTAAT GTCTACCCTCTTTGGTTATGTCCTTTCATATTGCCCAACAATCCTGGCATGGTTCACCCCAAAGGAGATGAAGCCGAACTCTATGTGGACATAGGAGCTTACGGAGAGCccaaaaggaaacaatttgAAGCCAGGGCTTCAATGAGGCAAATGGAAAAGTTTGTAAGAAGTGTGCATGG tTTCCAGATGCTGTATGCAGATTGCTACATGACCCGTGAGGAGTTCTGGGATATGTTTGATGGTTCGTTGTACCACAAGCTGAGGGAGCAGATGAATTGCAAGGATGCCTTTCCAGAAGTGTATGACAAAATCTGCAAAGCTGCAAGGCACTGA